A genomic region of Peptoniphilus sp. ING2-D1G contains the following coding sequences:
- the lemA gene encoding LemA family protein (The members of this family are related to the LemA protein P71452. LemA contains an amino terminal predicted transmembrane helix. It has been predicted that the small amino terminus is extracellular. The exact molecular function of this protein is uncertain; High confidence in function and specificity), with protein MKKTTVAVIVIVLILGFFTVGKYNSLVELDNEVDAAFAQVQVVVKRRADLIPNLVETVKGYADFEQETLTKITEARAGVNNATTPEELANANEQVTESIRNFNVAVEAYPELKANENFLDLQAQLEGTENRIATERQRYNETVQIYNRNVRSFPMNLFAKMLGFDQKEFFEAAADEQNAPDVKF; from the coding sequence ATGAAAAAGACAACCGTTGCTGTAATTGTCATAGTACTTATTTTAGGATTTTTTACAGTTGGGAAATATAACAGTCTTGTAGAACTTGACAATGAAGTGGATGCAGCTTTTGCACAGGTTCAAGTTGTAGTAAAAAGAAGAGCGGATCTAATTCCAAATTTAGTTGAAACAGTTAAAGGTTATGCGGATTTTGAACAAGAAACATTGACGAAAATCACAGAGGCAAGAGCCGGAGTAAATAATGCAACTACACCGGAAGAACTTGCAAATGCCAACGAGCAAGTGACGGAATCAATAAGAAATTTCAATGTTGCAGTTGAGGCATATCCTGAGCTCAAAGCTAATGAAAATTTTTTAGATTTACAGGCTCAACTTGAGGGGACTGAAAATAGAATTGCCACGGAAAGACAACGATATAATGAAACAGTACAAATATATAATAGAAATGTCAGATCGTTTCCTATGAATTTATTTGCAAAAATGTTAGGATTTGATCAAAAAGAATTTTTTGAAGCAGCAGCAGATGAACAGAATGCTCCAGATGTTAAATTTTAA
- a CDS encoding putative membrane protein (Family membership), giving the protein MKRGDKVRMKKTILLFFIIVLLFCNNVFAEDLNDFIADPSQSNEYVYDELNILSSEDREYINSTNRDLQNKTGGQVVIYIVDSLEGFTPEEITEEIFQKWKIGDAEKLNGTLMFFAINDRKMRIETGYGTEGFIPDAYASRIIRNMAAFFSDEAYSEGILEGYNEVLSLYSQEYGVDIENAEKANMEYVEENSEFDEDWIMVLIVVIILILVFSGLDNNNKNNKNNRGNRRRRGGGFYPPFGGGFGSGGGFGGGFGGGFSGGGFSGGGGRSGGGGASGGW; this is encoded by the coding sequence ATGAAAAGAGGTGATAAAGTTAGAATGAAAAAAACAATTTTATTATTTTTCATTATAGTTCTATTATTTTGTAATAATGTGTTCGCAGAAGACTTAAATGACTTTATCGCTGATCCTTCTCAATCCAATGAGTATGTATATGATGAATTAAATATATTAAGCAGTGAAGATAGAGAATACATAAATAGTACTAATAGAGACTTGCAAAACAAAACGGGTGGGCAAGTAGTCATTTATATAGTGGATTCCTTAGAAGGATTCACTCCTGAAGAAATAACCGAAGAGATTTTTCAAAAGTGGAAAATAGGTGACGCTGAAAAGCTAAACGGAACCTTGATGTTTTTTGCAATAAATGACAGAAAAATGCGCATTGAGACAGGCTATGGAACTGAGGGTTTTATTCCCGATGCATATGCTTCAAGAATAATAAGAAATATGGCTGCATTCTTTTCTGATGAAGCTTATTCAGAAGGTATATTAGAAGGATATAATGAGGTATTAAGTCTTTATTCGCAGGAATATGGAGTAGATATAGAAAATGCGGAAAAAGCAAATATGGAATATGTTGAAGAAAATAGCGAGTTTGATGAAGATTGGATCATGGTATTGATAGTTGTGATAATATTGATACTTGTATTTAGCGGTTTGGACAATAATAATAAGAATAATAAAAATAACCGAGGAAATAGGCGTAGAAGAGGTGGGGGATTTTATCCACCCTTCGGCGGAGGGTTCGGATCCGGTGGCGGATTTGGAGGTGGCTTCGGTGGAGGCTTCTCAGGTGGCGGATTTTCCGGTGGGGGAGGACGATCCGGTGGAGGCGGAGCTTCAGGAGGCTGGTAA
- a CDS encoding Helix-turn-helix XRE-family like proteins (High confidence in function and specificity), giving the protein MDIGKKLKNLRVKNYLTQEELADRSELTKGFISQVERNLTSPSIATLTDILEALGTTPGAFFKDDAQKIKFTEEDYFESSKSRNYSVTWIVPNAQKNHMEPVIIELRQDIVTKDILPFNGEVLGYVLEGKIELNYDDEIYSLKKNETFYFSADKVSRIRNKNKRTAKIMLVSSPPNF; this is encoded by the coding sequence TTGGATATTGGAAAGAAATTAAAAAATTTAAGGGTAAAAAATTATTTGACTCAGGAAGAGCTGGCTGATAGATCTGAGCTTACAAAGGGTTTTATTTCCCAGGTGGAGAGAAATTTAACATCTCCTTCGATTGCAACTTTAACAGATATTTTAGAGGCTTTAGGAACAACTCCTGGAGCTTTCTTTAAGGATGATGCACAAAAGATAAAATTCACTGAAGAGGACTATTTTGAAAGTTCTAAAAGCAGGAATTATTCAGTGACATGGATAGTTCCAAATGCTCAAAAAAATCATATGGAGCCTGTAATAATTGAACTTAGACAGGATATAGTGACAAAGGATATCTTGCCTTTCAATGGAGAGGTTTTAGGCTATGTGTTGGAAGGAAAGATTGAATTAAATTACGATGATGAGATTTACAGTTTAAAGAAAAATGAAACATTTTATTTTTCTGCTGATAAAGTGAGCCGCATAAGAAATAAAAACAAGAGAACAGCGAAGATAATGTTAGTTAGTTCGCCACCAAATTTTTAA
- the potA gene encoding Spermidine/putrescine import ATP-binding protein PotA (Part of the ABC transporter complex PotABCD involved in spermidine/putrescine import. Responsible for energy coupling to the transport system; High confidence in function and specificity) codes for MDNKDILINLVNINKSFGDNVVLKDFNLKIKRNEFLTLLGPSGCGKTTILRIIGGFESPDSGQVIFEGHDITTLPPYERQINTVFQKYALFPHLNVYNNIAFGLKIKKLDNKIIQEKVKAVLEIVNLRGFEKRDIESLSGGQQQRVAIARALVNEPDVILLDEPLGALDLKLRQEMQIELKKIQNQVKSTFIYVTHDQEEALTMSDTIVVMNYGKIQQIGTPIDIYNEPKNAFVADFIGESNIIDGIMLEDYKVKFLDNEFECVDKGFESNEDVEIVIRPEDVQLVKSHGALKGIVISNIFKGVHYEMEVDIEGYIMLIQSTQSSEIGEEVEMIIKPDLIHVMKKSEG; via the coding sequence ATGGATAACAAGGATATTTTAATTAATTTAGTAAATATAAATAAATCCTTTGGCGATAATGTTGTTTTAAAGGATTTTAATTTAAAAATAAAAAGAAATGAATTTTTAACCTTGCTTGGACCCAGTGGCTGTGGCAAAACAACGATTTTACGAATCATAGGCGGATTTGAGTCTCCAGATAGCGGACAGGTGATTTTTGAAGGGCATGATATCACGACTCTTCCTCCTTATGAAAGACAAATCAACACAGTCTTTCAAAAATATGCTTTATTTCCTCATTTAAATGTATATAACAACATAGCCTTCGGTTTAAAAATTAAAAAACTCGATAATAAAATTATTCAAGAAAAAGTTAAAGCTGTTTTAGAAATTGTAAACTTAAGAGGATTTGAAAAAAGGGATATAGAATCTTTAAGCGGAGGACAACAACAAAGGGTTGCTATAGCGAGGGCTTTAGTTAATGAACCTGATGTAATTTTGCTGGATGAACCGCTTGGAGCTTTGGATCTGAAGCTCAGACAAGAAATGCAGATTGAACTTAAAAAAATTCAAAATCAGGTAAAAAGTACATTTATTTATGTAACTCACGATCAGGAAGAAGCTCTTACTATGTCGGATACTATAGTTGTAATGAACTATGGGAAAATTCAACAGATAGGAACACCTATAGATATCTACAATGAGCCTAAAAATGCTTTTGTTGCAGACTTTATAGGAGAAAGTAATATAATTGACGGAATAATGTTGGAAGATTATAAAGTAAAATTTTTAGACAATGAATTTGAATGTGTCGATAAAGGGTTTGAAAGCAATGAAGATGTGGAAATTGTAATAAGACCTGAAGATGTACAATTAGTAAAAAGTCATGGTGCTTTGAAGGGAATCGTGATATCAAATATATTTAAAGGCGTTCACTATGAAATGGAAGTTGATATTGAAGGTTATATAATGCTGATACAATCTACACAATCAAGTGAAATTGGAGAAGAAGTAGAAATGATTATTAAACCTGATTTAATTCATGTAATGAAGAAAAGTGAGGGATAA
- a CDS encoding Spermidine/putrescine transport system permease protein (Required for the activity of the bacterial periplasmic transport system of putrescine and spermidine; High confidence in function and specificity): protein MKKYSYIYLIWAIVFILFPLILILAYSFNGEIGMGFENYSFSFDNYKMFFEPLYLKILWVSVILALLSTLLCLIIGYPVAYIISKLPERIRGNLILLFVIPMWMNFLLRTYAWLTLLGNNGLLNKFFGIFGLGPFDLMYNMKAVLLGMVYNFLPFMVLPIYSVLLKIDKKLIDAAKDLGANDNMVFYKVVFPLSIPGVLTGITMVFIPAISTFVISNLLGGNKFYLIGNLIEQQFTFTGNWGFGSAISIILIIFMLVSLFITEKFNKKSDNKSAGGVLW, encoded by the coding sequence ATGAAGAAATATTCTTATATTTATTTGATTTGGGCGATAGTTTTCATTTTGTTTCCATTAATATTGATTTTGGCCTATTCATTTAATGGAGAAATAGGCATGGGATTTGAAAATTATTCTTTTTCTTTCGATAATTATAAAATGTTTTTCGAACCCTTGTATTTAAAAATATTGTGGGTTTCGGTGATTTTAGCTTTGCTTTCAACACTTCTTTGTTTGATAATAGGATATCCTGTAGCTTATATAATTTCAAAGCTGCCAGAAAGAATTAGGGGAAACTTGATATTGCTATTTGTAATACCGATGTGGATGAATTTTTTGCTAAGAACTTACGCATGGCTTACACTTCTGGGTAATAACGGGTTGCTCAATAAGTTTTTCGGAATATTCGGATTAGGTCCTTTTGATTTAATGTACAACATGAAGGCTGTATTGCTGGGCATGGTTTATAATTTTTTGCCTTTCATGGTACTTCCGATTTACTCGGTATTATTGAAAATTGACAAAAAACTTATAGATGCGGCAAAGGATTTAGGAGCAAATGATAATATGGTATTTTACAAGGTTGTATTTCCCTTATCCATACCTGGTGTACTCACTGGAATTACCATGGTTTTTATACCGGCCATATCAACATTTGTAATATCAAATTTACTGGGAGGAAATAAATTTTATTTAATAGGAAATTTGATCGAACAACAATTTACCTTTACCGGAAATTGGGGATTCGGTTCCGCAATAAGTATAATTTTAATAATTTTTATGCTTGTATCACTATTTATTACTGAGAAGTTTAACAAGAAATCCGACAATAAAAGTGCAGGTGGGGTGCTATGGTAA
- the potC gene encoding spermidine/putrescine ABC superfamily ATP binding cassette transporter, permease protein (This region seems to be located in a cytoplasmic loop between two transmembrane domains. Apart from the conserved region, the sequence of these proteins is quite divergent, and they have a variable number of transmembrane helices, however they can be classified into seven families which have been respectively termed: araH, cysTW, fecCD, hisMQ, livHM, malFG and oppBC; High confidence in function and specificity) — protein sequence MVKKSIERIYLFLIFIFLYAPIIVLMVFSFNNSKLKGSWMGFTLKWYKLLFEDTTILRALYNTLLVAVIATIVATIIGTIAAIGISQTSGLLRKFILNLNYLPILNPDIITAVSLMGLYALFRPLGLSFGLATMTLSHIVFCIPYVILSVLPKLAQMDKNTLEAAMDLGAKPMYAVKNVIIPQIKPGIITGALISFTLSVDDFVISYFTTGHGVSNLSITIYSMARKGINPSINAMSTIMFISLLILLLIINKRNSKENIEKRGIKID from the coding sequence ATGGTAAAAAAATCAATTGAAAGAATATATTTATTTTTAATATTTATATTCCTATATGCTCCAATAATTGTATTGATGGTATTTTCTTTTAACAACTCAAAATTGAAAGGCTCATGGATGGGCTTCACTTTGAAATGGTACAAGTTGCTGTTTGAGGACACAACCATCCTCAGAGCTTTATATAACACTCTTTTAGTGGCTGTAATAGCGACAATAGTAGCAACGATAATAGGGACAATAGCGGCAATAGGGATTTCCCAAACAAGCGGATTGTTAAGAAAATTTATTTTAAATTTAAATTATCTTCCAATATTAAATCCGGATATAATAACTGCCGTTTCATTGATGGGACTTTACGCTTTGTTTAGACCGCTTGGACTTAGCTTCGGTCTTGCGACCATGACATTATCTCATATAGTGTTTTGCATACCATATGTAATACTATCTGTTCTGCCTAAATTAGCGCAAATGGATAAAAATACACTTGAAGCGGCTATGGATTTAGGTGCAAAGCCGATGTATGCAGTTAAAAATGTAATAATTCCACAAATAAAACCGGGAATCATTACAGGAGCTTTGATTTCATTTACTTTGTCTGTAGATGATTTTGTAATAAGTTATTTTACTACTGGACATGGAGTATCAAATCTGTCTATAACAATTTATTCCATGGCAAGAAAGGGAATTAATCCTTCAATAAATGCCATGTCTACAATAATGTTTATATCACTGTTGATATTATTACTTATAATTAATAAAAGAAATTCTAAAGAAAACATAGAGAAAAGAGGTATAAAGATTGATTAA
- the potD gene encoding spermidine/putrescine ABC superfamily ATP binding cassette transporter, binding protein (The bacterial periplasmic spermidine/putrescine-binding proteins are involved in the polyamine transport system. They are required for the activity of the bacterial periplasmic transport system of putrescine and spermidine; High confidence in function and specificity) has translation MIKKIIITVILATSLFALSACGATETKESINVYNAGEYIDTSVLKEFEKEYGIKVIYDTFASNEDMYIKVSQGNDVYDVLVPSDYMIERLINEDALAKINFDNIPNFAGISESLKNPEFDPTNEYSVPYFSGTMGIIYNTSMIDEEIDSWNALWDEKYKDQIIMYNSQRDSIALTLKKLGYSMNSTDPKELEEAKTELIRQKPLVAAYLTDDGKDTIVQGDAAIGVQYSGDAALMINDNPDLKYVLPKEGANIWIDSFVIPKNSKNKEAAEKFINFMCRPEIALKNAEYLMGYTSPVDAVREMLPEELKNSEVAYPDYSKLPELETYKYLGEEALALYDRIWTEVSATSQE, from the coding sequence TTGATTAAAAAAATTATTATAACCGTTATTTTAGCAACATCTTTATTTGCACTTTCGGCATGCGGAGCTACGGAAACAAAAGAAAGTATAAATGTTTATAATGCAGGTGAGTACATTGATACTTCGGTGTTAAAAGAATTTGAAAAAGAATACGGAATAAAAGTCATATATGATACTTTTGCATCAAACGAAGATATGTATATTAAAGTATCACAGGGGAACGATGTTTATGATGTATTGGTTCCCTCGGATTATATGATTGAAAGATTGATAAATGAAGATGCTTTGGCAAAAATTAATTTTGATAACATTCCAAATTTTGCTGGAATTTCAGAATCCTTAAAAAATCCTGAATTTGATCCGACAAATGAATATTCAGTTCCGTATTTTTCAGGAACTATGGGAATAATATACAACACTTCAATGATTGATGAAGAAATTGATTCATGGAATGCTCTGTGGGATGAAAAATATAAAGATCAAATAATAATGTACAATTCTCAAAGAGATTCCATAGCTTTGACATTAAAGAAACTGGGCTATTCTATGAACTCCACAGATCCTAAGGAACTTGAAGAAGCAAAAACTGAACTCATAAGACAAAAACCCCTTGTAGCGGCATATTTAACAGATGATGGCAAAGACACTATAGTTCAGGGAGATGCAGCAATTGGTGTTCAATATTCGGGAGATGCGGCTCTTATGATAAATGACAATCCTGACTTAAAGTATGTTCTCCCTAAAGAAGGAGCAAATATCTGGATAGATTCCTTTGTAATACCGAAAAATTCTAAAAACAAAGAAGCTGCAGAAAAGTTTATTAATTTTATGTGTAGACCTGAAATTGCTTTAAAAAACGCTGAATATTTAATGGGTTACACATCTCCTGTTGATGCTGTAAGAGAAATGCTTCCTGAAGAACTTAAAAATTCCGAGGTGGCTTATCCGGACTATTCAAAACTACCGGAGCTTGAAACCTATAAATATCTGGGAGAAGAAGCTCTTGCTCTTTATGATAGAATATGGACCGAAGTCTCTGCCACTTCACAAGAATAG